In the genome of Paenibacillus sp. FSL R5-0766, one region contains:
- a CDS encoding histidine kinase: MRRRISLPLKLFFIVFAFVLGCIILISQLSYRYVQKEIRTNDIFYTNQILDKVDQYFTVNFSSFQTILFSVETSVKANINNTEVIKKQLRELYELNSIYVSNIYLIKSDLSILGGSTPTRIFDEPLSERAPLFDAADKNRRTTFVSEPYKSKYSGWTVTMVRYLNGTPFPMAIAVDLDLNAIEETLFKINKQEQMNLALITASGKIIAGFSENKGPLNIQDHSFSIGETSAEEILDTTETNLQLSTNDGIPVSLLKKPTEKFNWTIISINDESRLKAALSRLETYYLELLAAGLLLSLFISFLVAKYIRKPLYTLKTKMKQVEQGILTTTVTINRNDEFGDLSRAFDRMLQQIVELIRRAELHNELERKLEIQVLQSQINPHFLYNTLGSISNVIRLGQIEKVDVVIGSLISLLEYGIDDASEKVSLRQELRNVADYIEIQNIRYNRNFHLIEHIEAGLMDFPVFRMLLQPLVENSIFHGYNGGGIEGPITIHAYREDGIVIIEVVDQGEGIPADKIKHILISEPSEEEVKRKRIGLNNIHGRIRLHYGDQFGLQIISIPKEITRIRAVFPAELPKGDA; this comes from the coding sequence ATGCGAAGAAGAATCAGCTTGCCTTTAAAATTATTTTTTATCGTGTTTGCCTTTGTATTGGGGTGCATCATCTTGATAAGCCAATTGTCTTATCGCTATGTGCAAAAGGAAATAAGAACCAATGACATTTTTTACACCAATCAAATACTAGACAAGGTAGACCAGTATTTCACTGTTAATTTCTCCTCCTTCCAGACGATTCTCTTCTCAGTTGAAACATCAGTGAAAGCCAACATTAACAATACCGAAGTGATTAAAAAGCAATTAAGGGAGCTGTATGAACTCAACAGTATCTATGTCAGTAATATTTATTTGATCAAAAGCGATTTATCCATTCTGGGTGGAAGTACACCGACTCGAATATTTGATGAACCTTTATCTGAAAGAGCACCTTTATTTGATGCGGCTGACAAAAATAGAAGGACTACCTTTGTTAGTGAACCTTACAAATCGAAGTATTCCGGCTGGACCGTTACGATGGTTCGATATCTGAATGGTACTCCGTTTCCTATGGCCATTGCGGTTGATTTGGATCTAAATGCCATTGAAGAAACCTTGTTCAAGATTAATAAACAGGAACAAATGAATCTGGCTCTGATCACTGCGTCAGGTAAGATCATTGCCGGATTTTCTGAAAATAAAGGACCTCTGAATATTCAAGATCATTCTTTTTCGATCGGAGAGACGTCAGCGGAAGAAATTCTGGATACGACGGAAACAAACCTTCAACTGTCTACCAACGATGGTATTCCGGTCTCCCTTTTGAAAAAACCAACGGAGAAATTCAACTGGACCATCATCTCGATCAACGATGAATCACGCTTAAAAGCAGCGTTGTCCAGATTGGAAACCTATTACCTCGAGCTTCTCGCTGCAGGTCTTCTTTTAAGTTTGTTCATTTCTTTTTTGGTTGCCAAATATATAAGAAAACCACTCTATACGCTCAAAACAAAAATGAAGCAGGTGGAACAAGGCATCCTCACAACGACAGTAACGATTAATCGAAACGATGAGTTTGGCGATCTTTCACGAGCATTCGATCGTATGCTTCAGCAGATTGTGGAACTGATTCGCCGAGCTGAACTTCATAATGAACTAGAGCGCAAGTTGGAAATCCAGGTGTTACAGTCTCAAATTAACCCTCATTTTCTGTATAACACGCTTGGTTCAATCAGCAATGTGATACGTCTCGGACAAATAGAGAAAGTAGATGTGGTGATCGGGTCGCTCATTTCATTATTGGAGTACGGAATAGACGATGCTTCCGAGAAGGTTTCCCTACGCCAGGAATTACGCAATGTAGCGGACTATATCGAGATCCAGAACATCCGGTATAACCGTAACTTCCACTTGATTGAACATATCGAAGCAGGGTTAATGGATTTTCCAGTTTTTCGAATGCTGCTGCAACCTCTTGTGGAGAATAGCATCTTCCATGGTTATAACGGAGGGGGAATTGAGGGGCCTATTACGATTCATGCGTACAGGGAGGACGGCATCGTCATCATCGAAGTTGTTGATCAAGGCGAGGGAATTCCAGCTGATAAAATAAAGCATATTTTAATCTCAGAACCGAGTGAAGAGGAAGTAAAAAGAAAACGAATCGGGCTGAACAATATTCATGGGCGAATAAGACTCCACTACGGAGATCAATTCGGACTGCAAATCATAAGCATACCTAAGGAAATAACCCGTATACGCGCTGTATTCCCGGCAGAATTGCCAAAAGGAGATGCATAA
- a CDS encoding response regulator, translating into MGRDYTCFIVDDEDLIIQRLELFFNELSHRDRRFVLVGKANNGLNGIEEIIKLKPDIVISDIVMPRMDGISMIEQLKAELPHTQYILLTAYSSFEYAQRAIQANVLEYIVKVPLREADLNRALDKAAGILNEFEKKEAEFHSLNVSVLENKYRVRKQFFNELIRGEIPSHRASDFANRMQFHFFQSNYCCFIVEMNTYESFRNEYAAADQNILKYAITNIIEETVMNGSSGVAADLSDNRFIGFLSWENNRSDMETEYACLSLGGQIISHLHQYLNKRVSVAFGSPHRGWESIKQAYTEAKNVSEDFYYHTEKVVKTPMHRFQYHNDKKADVQQKLADFLIRLKRKISKEELDNALADLNQFVTDHKIHKSIMVPMIRDLYRDITVKFKSGNKMATEVPEFPMEFMAFQEQLAYIGDFTFEYVHAGQLLHRAEIMSAMHYIETNLKQRLTLEAIAEEVNLAPSYFSSLFKKTMNEGVISYINRKKIHLALELLNVQDYSLLELCEEVGIVNEGYFCKLFKEYTGDTPKQYRIKMTR; encoded by the coding sequence ATGGGGAGAGACTATACCTGCTTCATTGTTGACGATGAAGACCTGATCATTCAACGATTGGAATTGTTTTTTAATGAACTCTCTCATAGGGATCGACGATTTGTTCTGGTGGGCAAAGCAAATAATGGGCTGAATGGGATCGAGGAGATCATAAAACTTAAACCGGATATCGTCATATCCGATATTGTAATGCCGCGTATGGATGGCATCTCCATGATTGAGCAGCTCAAGGCGGAGCTCCCCCATACCCAATACATACTGCTGACCGCCTATTCATCCTTCGAATACGCTCAGCGAGCGATTCAAGCCAACGTATTGGAGTACATTGTAAAGGTTCCGCTGAGGGAAGCCGATTTGAATCGAGCGTTGGATAAGGCAGCCGGAATTTTAAATGAGTTTGAGAAAAAAGAAGCGGAATTTCACTCGTTAAACGTATCCGTGCTTGAAAATAAATACAGAGTCCGCAAGCAATTTTTTAACGAATTGATCCGAGGTGAAATTCCTTCTCATCGGGCATCGGATTTTGCCAATCGCATGCAGTTTCATTTCTTTCAATCCAACTATTGCTGCTTCATCGTTGAAATGAATACGTACGAAAGTTTCCGAAACGAATACGCGGCCGCAGATCAAAACATCTTGAAGTATGCGATAACAAATATCATCGAAGAAACAGTGATGAATGGTAGTAGTGGGGTAGCTGCGGATCTGTCGGATAATCGTTTTATTGGCTTTTTATCCTGGGAAAATAACCGCAGTGATATGGAAACGGAATATGCTTGCCTATCTTTGGGAGGGCAGATCATCTCTCATTTGCATCAATATTTGAATAAAAGGGTATCTGTCGCTTTTGGAAGTCCGCATCGAGGCTGGGAATCGATCAAACAGGCGTATACGGAAGCAAAAAATGTGAGTGAGGATTTCTATTATCATACCGAAAAAGTCGTAAAAACACCGATGCATCGGTTCCAATACCATAATGACAAAAAAGCAGACGTTCAGCAGAAGCTTGCTGATTTTCTTATACGCCTGAAGAGGAAGATTTCCAAGGAAGAGCTGGATAATGCACTTGCTGATTTGAACCAATTTGTTACGGACCATAAAATCCACAAGTCCATCATGGTGCCAATGATTAGAGACTTGTACAGAGACATTACGGTGAAATTTAAATCAGGGAACAAGATGGCCACGGAAGTTCCAGAGTTCCCCATGGAATTTATGGCATTTCAGGAGCAGCTCGCTTATATTGGCGACTTCACATTCGAATACGTGCATGCGGGCCAACTATTACATCGTGCAGAAATTATGAGTGCTATGCATTATATAGAGACAAACCTGAAACAGCGCTTAACGCTGGAAGCAATTGCGGAGGAAGTGAATCTAGCGCCATCGTATTTTAGCAGCTTATTCAAAAAAACAATGAACGAAGGCGTGATCAGCTACATTAACCGTAAAAAAATCCATCTCGCCCTCGAGTTGTTAAACGTTCAGGATTATTCTTTATTGGAATTGTGCGAGGAAGTAGGCATCGTCAATGAAGGGTACTTTTGCAAACTGTTTAAAGAATATACGGGGGATACACCTAAGCAATATCGGATAAAAATGACACGGTAG
- a CDS encoding FAD-dependent oxidoreductase — MEVIKMELMKADVTVIGGGIAGICAAIAAARQGLQVSLINDRPVLGGNASSEVRVHINGSAYLGNSPSYYAREGGLVEELKLKIFHYNPLYNKKLMLSLSDTVLLDMAYDEPNISLFLNTCVHETGMENGRIKWVEGLQLASERKFRFESPTYIDCSGDGIVGYQSGAHFRWGREAKHEYKEELAPEVADHYTMGDTILFQARDVDYPVPYKRPGFAYDITKLEFFDSIRKGLNHRSFPRKINGLGGLWWLEYGGHMDIIKNNEDIALELRKLVYGIWDYIKNSGEFDDVDNLILDYVCPIPGKRESRRFIGEHMLSQNDLTAKPHFEDAVSVGGWYMDLHANKGIYDEGPATAWNFVPGLYNIPFRSLFSRNIPNLMFAGRNISATHVAFGSTRVMATCGCMGQAVGTAAALCVKYDTDPADIVKAHMDELQAQLLRDGQTIVGLQEPLDPYFADGLTIRASSQRSYEQLYPTEEISLEKALCFVLPIKTSVVESVQIKIKNRSEHSETLQVKLFGGERKENYIPTSELKGYNLVISAGHDDWITLDLSCKKSEDDKIYIVLEGTASLTVHSNEEKMTGAVSFLYRPEEPSRLKKLNKSICFKDLIPSQDMYNPANVVNGFSRPYGLPNVWISERTEGQEWLEFGFASPKNLDEIHLVFNSQLNLEHFDDPIESLIQDYDVTLTLEDGTESAIKVRGNYLSLNKHQVHAQAVTHIRFDFCATYGSPYYEVFAVKLYAPNNAK; from the coding sequence ATGGAGGTTATCAAAATGGAACTTATGAAAGCAGATGTAACCGTCATAGGCGGAGGAATTGCCGGGATATGTGCTGCCATTGCTGCCGCACGCCAAGGGCTACAGGTTTCACTTATCAATGATCGGCCGGTGCTTGGGGGAAATGCGAGCAGCGAGGTCAGAGTTCATATCAACGGGTCGGCATATCTTGGAAACAGTCCATCCTATTATGCTCGCGAAGGCGGGTTAGTGGAAGAACTTAAGCTGAAGATCTTTCATTATAATCCGTTATACAACAAAAAACTTATGCTTTCACTTTCGGATACGGTTTTGCTCGACATGGCGTATGATGAGCCTAACATTTCTCTATTCCTGAATACATGTGTGCATGAAACGGGCATGGAGAACGGCAGAATCAAATGGGTGGAGGGCCTTCAATTGGCTTCAGAGAGAAAATTTCGTTTTGAAAGCCCTACCTACATTGATTGCTCCGGCGATGGAATTGTTGGATATCAATCAGGTGCTCACTTCCGATGGGGAAGAGAGGCGAAGCATGAATACAAGGAGGAGCTCGCTCCAGAAGTGGCGGATCATTACACCATGGGCGATACGATTCTGTTTCAAGCCCGTGACGTAGACTATCCAGTTCCTTACAAAAGGCCAGGCTTTGCGTATGATATTACGAAGTTGGAATTTTTCGATAGTATCAGAAAAGGATTAAACCATCGGTCTTTTCCAAGGAAAATCAACGGGCTTGGCGGATTGTGGTGGCTGGAATACGGCGGACATATGGATATTATCAAGAATAATGAAGACATTGCATTAGAACTGCGGAAATTGGTGTACGGGATATGGGATTATATCAAAAATAGCGGTGAGTTTGATGATGTAGACAACCTCATCCTGGATTATGTATGCCCGATTCCGGGAAAGCGAGAGTCGAGACGGTTTATAGGTGAACACATGCTGTCTCAGAACGATCTTACAGCAAAGCCTCATTTCGAAGATGCGGTATCCGTCGGAGGCTGGTATATGGATCTGCATGCGAATAAAGGCATCTACGATGAGGGTCCGGCTACCGCGTGGAATTTTGTGCCGGGATTGTATAATATCCCTTTTCGCAGCTTATTTTCACGCAATATTCCTAATCTCATGTTCGCTGGCCGTAATATAAGCGCTACTCATGTGGCTTTTGGGTCTACAAGGGTCATGGCAACCTGTGGTTGTATGGGGCAGGCGGTAGGAACGGCTGCTGCATTATGCGTAAAATATGATACAGACCCTGCGGACATCGTCAAAGCACATATGGATGAGCTTCAGGCGCAGCTGCTTCGAGACGGGCAAACGATTGTAGGGCTTCAAGAGCCGTTAGATCCTTATTTCGCAGACGGATTAACGATTCGTGCCTCTTCTCAGCGAAGCTATGAACAACTTTATCCAACCGAAGAGATCTCCTTGGAGAAAGCGTTATGTTTTGTCTTGCCGATTAAGACATCTGTGGTTGAGAGTGTGCAGATCAAAATTAAAAATAGATCCGAGCATTCGGAAACGTTGCAAGTGAAGCTGTTTGGCGGGGAGCGGAAGGAAAACTATATTCCCACCAGCGAGCTGAAAGGCTACAACTTGGTGATTTCAGCGGGTCACGATGACTGGATTACACTGGACCTCAGCTGCAAGAAGTCAGAAGACGACAAAATCTATATCGTATTGGAAGGTACGGCGAGCCTTACTGTGCACAGCAATGAAGAGAAAATGACTGGAGCGGTGAGCTTCCTTTATAGACCAGAAGAGCCATCCAGGTTGAAGAAACTTAATAAGAGCATTTGCTTCAAAGACCTGATACCATCCCAGGATATGTATAATCCCGCGAATGTCGTCAACGGTTTCTCCAGACCTTATGGTCTGCCAAACGTCTGGATTTCGGAACGTACGGAAGGACAGGAATGGTTGGAATTTGGTTTTGCAAGCCCCAAGAATCTGGATGAAATCCATCTTGTTTTCAATTCGCAGCTGAATTTGGAGCATTTCGACGATCCAATCGAGTCGTTGATTCAAGATTATGATGTGACTTTAACTTTGGAAGACGGAACCGAGAGTGCAATTAAAGTCCGTGGGAATTATCTTTCGTTGAACAAACATCAGGTGCATGCACAAGCTGTAACCCACATCCGGTTTGATTTCTGTGCAACGTATGGTTCGCCTTATTATGAAGTGTTTGCTGTAAAACTTTATGCTCCTAATAACGCTAAGTGA
- a CDS encoding SGNH/GDSL hydrolase family protein, whose protein sequence is MKEFFPRRGLPNVIQKLENGETVTIVYFGGSNTRSKGYRVMTADWLRGQYPHADIRAVNAGIDGTGSDLGCARLETDVLRHQPDLVFVEFVGNDGGVPESKARIEGIVRQIRKRSRFTDILFVYTVKERDLTSFQSGEYQKGALMQEEVADYYGIPSIHLGVAVSQLVSEGKLIFTSRADVSIPGAVIFTHDSIHPTIPEGHQIYTDTITRSFEKMSELRDHVGKVEHHLPLAPLVPANPWEYATMLPLDRFSHFSAGWSYMTPDDFPLVREYDWLFPGLWRAVDPGEAITVEFEGTHIGLFDIGGPDSGRLKVSVDGGEPFLIDRFTLYNDHNRNQYIFLPELPNGKHTVRFEIDHEKTDKAAVFEASGNERGMEHVRQHSAWYDQTVIQLGKLLLVQPPL, encoded by the coding sequence ATGAAGGAATTTTTCCCACGAAGAGGGCTACCTAATGTCATTCAGAAGTTGGAAAATGGAGAAACCGTGACCATCGTTTATTTCGGCGGCAGTAATACACGTTCAAAAGGATACAGGGTCATGACGGCGGATTGGCTGCGAGGGCAATATCCCCATGCCGATATCCGCGCTGTGAACGCAGGCATTGATGGGACAGGATCGGACCTCGGCTGCGCCCGTTTGGAGACAGATGTGCTTCGTCATCAGCCTGATCTCGTGTTTGTTGAATTTGTTGGTAACGATGGCGGAGTTCCCGAATCGAAGGCGCGGATCGAAGGCATTGTCCGTCAGATTCGCAAGCGGAGCCGATTTACCGATATCCTGTTTGTATATACGGTTAAGGAGCGGGATTTGACCTCATTTCAATCCGGCGAATACCAGAAGGGCGCTCTTATGCAAGAGGAAGTCGCCGACTATTACGGCATTCCTTCCATTCATCTGGGCGTAGCGGTCAGTCAATTGGTATCGGAAGGAAAACTTATTTTTACTTCAAGGGCAGACGTGTCCATTCCCGGAGCCGTTATTTTCACGCATGATTCGATCCATCCGACAATTCCCGAAGGACACCAGATCTACACGGATACCATCACCCGGTCGTTTGAGAAAATGAGCGAGCTTCGAGATCACGTGGGAAAAGTCGAACATCACTTGCCGCTGGCCCCCTTGGTCCCGGCCAATCCATGGGAGTATGCAACCATGCTGCCACTGGATCGTTTTAGTCATTTTTCGGCAGGATGGTCTTACATGACTCCCGATGACTTTCCTTTAGTGCGAGAATATGATTGGTTGTTCCCCGGTCTATGGCGAGCAGTTGATCCCGGAGAGGCGATCACAGTGGAATTTGAGGGAACACACATCGGCTTATTTGATATCGGGGGGCCGGATTCTGGCCGATTGAAGGTGTCGGTGGATGGAGGAGAACCCTTCCTTATTGATCGATTCACGCTCTACAACGATCATAATAGAAATCAATATATTTTCTTGCCGGAGCTACCAAATGGGAAACATACAGTTCGCTTCGAGATCGATCACGAGAAAACTGACAAAGCTGCCGTGTTTGAGGCAAGTGGCAATGAACGAGGTATGGAACATGTTCGGCAGCATTCAGCTTGGTATGATCAAACCGTCATTCAGCTTGGAAAGTTGTTATTGGTGCAGCCGCCATTATAA
- a CDS encoding cation diffusion facilitator family transporter codes for MDQLKYDNLKLGERGAIISIIAYICLTVLKLIVGNMAGSEALKADGLNNATDIVASIAVLIGLKLAQRPADTDHTYGHWRAETVASLVASFIMMAVGLQVLFEAIGSVFQGTHESPDIIAAYTGIFCAIIMYLVYRYNKRLASRIKSQAVMAAARDNISDAWVSTGTVIGIVGSQFGLPWLDPVTAVIVGFLICKTAWDIFKEATHHLTDGFDVELIQEYKKTIAGIDSVETVKDVRARNYGNNVVVDVVITVDAELDLQQAHDICTDVENELMEEHDVYTVHVHVEPDMLEECI; via the coding sequence GTGGATCAACTTAAATACGATAATCTAAAGCTGGGGGAGCGCGGAGCTATCATCAGCATTATCGCCTACATATGTTTGACCGTATTAAAACTGATCGTTGGCAATATGGCCGGATCAGAAGCGCTCAAGGCGGATGGATTAAACAATGCCACCGATATTGTGGCCTCAATAGCTGTACTGATCGGTTTGAAGCTTGCCCAACGTCCAGCCGACACAGATCATACATATGGTCACTGGAGAGCAGAGACCGTTGCGTCACTTGTTGCTTCTTTCATTATGATGGCAGTAGGTTTACAAGTACTGTTTGAAGCCATTGGTTCTGTGTTTCAGGGTACACATGAATCTCCGGATATCATCGCTGCGTACACAGGCATTTTCTGCGCAATTATAATGTATCTGGTCTATCGCTATAACAAGAGACTTGCTTCCCGTATTAAAAGTCAGGCGGTCATGGCTGCAGCTCGAGATAATATCTCCGATGCCTGGGTGAGCACCGGTACGGTCATTGGGATCGTGGGTTCCCAGTTCGGTCTCCCGTGGCTGGACCCTGTAACGGCTGTCATCGTAGGTTTCCTGATCTGCAAGACCGCTTGGGACATTTTCAAGGAAGCCACGCATCATCTGACGGACGGTTTTGATGTTGAACTGATTCAGGAGTACAAAAAGACGATTGCCGGAATTGACAGCGTAGAGACGGTTAAAGACGTTAGAGCGCGGAACTATGGCAATAACGTTGTAGTGGATGTTGTCATAACAGTTGATGCAGAGCTGGATCTTCAACAAGCACACGATATCTGTACAGACGTGGAGAATGAGTTAATGGAGGAGCATGACGTATACACCGTTCACGTTCATGTGGAACCTGATATGTTGGAAGAGTGCATTTGA
- a CDS encoding alkaline phosphatase, protein MKLSKRVLPAVALTLAVSASTLLSAGQASAVQAVSVEKKQIKNIIFLIGDGMGTSYTSAYRYMKDDPSTKGMDKTVFDPYLVGAQMTYPDDDKQNVTDSASAATAMSAGVKTYNAAIAVDPEQKEVKTVLEQAKENGKATGLVATSEITHATPAAFGAHDISRKNMDAIADDYYDELINGKHKVDVLLGGGKSNFVREGRDLTKEFQKAGFSYVTDRSSLLADKNQQVLGLFADGGLDKLIDRSAATPSLAEMTNTAIDRLSSNDKGFFLMVEGSQIDWAGHDNDIVGAMSEMDDFAAAFQAAIDFAKKDGETLVVATADHSTGGLTLGKDGEYNFFVDPIKAALRTPDFMAAQIAKGASVEETLKSYLKLELKPEEIQSVKEAAQTADVTKIDNAIEAIIDNRSFTGWTTGGHTGEDVPVYAYGPASHRFAGLIDNTDNAKVIFDILSKHQ, encoded by the coding sequence GTGAAATTATCCAAAAGAGTATTACCAGCGGTAGCGCTGACTCTGGCTGTATCGGCTTCTACTCTCTTGTCCGCCGGACAAGCAAGTGCCGTTCAAGCTGTAAGTGTGGAGAAAAAACAAATCAAGAATATCATCTTCCTCATTGGGGATGGAATGGGGACCTCTTATACTTCAGCCTACCGTTATATGAAAGATGATCCTTCGACGAAGGGCATGGATAAAACCGTATTCGACCCTTATCTTGTTGGAGCACAAATGACTTATCCTGATGATGATAAACAAAATGTGACGGATTCCGCTTCCGCAGCCACGGCCATGTCGGCAGGTGTAAAAACCTACAATGCGGCCATTGCGGTTGACCCTGAGCAGAAGGAAGTCAAAACCGTACTTGAGCAGGCCAAAGAAAACGGCAAAGCCACCGGACTCGTGGCTACGTCGGAGATCACTCATGCCACACCAGCTGCATTTGGTGCCCATGATATCAGTCGAAAAAATATGGATGCAATTGCGGACGATTATTATGATGAGTTGATTAATGGCAAGCATAAGGTGGATGTACTTCTGGGTGGAGGGAAATCCAATTTTGTACGCGAGGGTCGTGACCTGACGAAGGAGTTTCAGAAGGCCGGATTCAGCTATGTCACGGATCGTTCCTCTCTCCTTGCTGATAAGAATCAACAAGTGCTTGGACTGTTTGCGGACGGAGGTCTGGACAAGTTGATTGATCGTAGTGCTGCAACTCCATCATTGGCTGAGATGACCAATACAGCGATTGATCGTCTCAGTTCGAATGACAAAGGATTCTTTCTAATGGTCGAAGGCAGCCAGATCGACTGGGCTGGACATGATAATGATATCGTTGGTGCGATGAGTGAAATGGATGATTTCGCAGCAGCATTTCAGGCAGCTATTGATTTTGCCAAAAAAGACGGTGAAACACTTGTCGTTGCTACTGCCGACCACTCCACGGGCGGACTTACCCTGGGAAAAGACGGAGAATACAACTTCTTCGTAGACCCGATCAAAGCTGCACTGCGTACACCTGACTTCATGGCAGCACAAATTGCAAAAGGTGCTTCGGTTGAAGAAACACTAAAAAGTTATCTGAAACTGGAGTTGAAACCGGAAGAGATTCAATCGGTGAAAGAAGCAGCCCAAACCGCGGATGTAACAAAGATTGATAATGCCATTGAAGCGATTATTGATAACCGTTCATTTACGGGCTGGACAACAGGTGGACATACAGGTGAAGATGTTCCGGTCTATGCCTACGGCCCGGCAAGTCATCGCTTCGCTGGTTTGATCGACAACACAGATAATGCCAAGGTCATATTCGATATTCTCAGCAAACACCAATAA
- a CDS encoding family 43 glycosylhydrolase → MIKTTPTYDGYLFVHFIGEQPDGEQVYFSYSEDGLHWKDLNGGSPVLFSDLGEKGVRDPFLVRSVKDNKFYLIATDLRIASGKGWAHAVNAGSRDVIVWESSNLVNWSSPWNVTLGVEGAGCVWAPEAVYDEMADEFLVFWASATQEPQEQERKQKIYTARTKDFRTFSASEKYIERDNHIIDTTILPAAGCYYRYSKDETTKNIRVEKGDSLDKEAFVTLQAPVLEAMAGVEGPQIFKFNDREEWCLIVDRFAEGKGYLPLLTTDLGSGEFRIVPDGEFDMGTTQKRHGSVLPITAEECSRLLAAFGDGHQVLPGQYADPDVAQFGDRYYMYPTTDGFEGWSGTQFKVFSSSDLKHWQDEGVILDLGTEDVAWATGNAWAPAIASRNAKFYFYFCGKMRNGESAIGVAVADTPIGPFLAESQPLITMEQLKRLGITMGQAIDPSIYVEDNGKSYLLFGNGHAAIVELGEDMISVVEDTMSNLAGLHDFREAVTVLKQGGLYHFTWSCDDTGSEDYHVNYGTAEQLYGPITYRYPILSKNVEKGMLGTGHHCIFNDSETGQYQIAYHRFVTPLSRFSSGKGYHREICMDPLLFGKDGLIQPVIL, encoded by the coding sequence TTGATCAAAACAACTCCAACTTATGATGGGTATCTCTTTGTACATTTTATTGGCGAACAACCAGACGGAGAGCAGGTTTATTTCTCATATAGCGAGGATGGTCTTCACTGGAAGGACCTTAATGGCGGCTCGCCTGTGCTGTTTTCCGACCTTGGAGAAAAGGGGGTACGGGACCCGTTTCTGGTTCGTTCAGTTAAGGATAATAAATTTTATCTGATTGCTACGGATCTCCGCATCGCAAGCGGCAAAGGATGGGCTCATGCCGTTAATGCCGGGAGCCGTGACGTAATTGTATGGGAATCCAGCAATCTCGTAAACTGGTCATCCCCATGGAACGTTACACTAGGTGTTGAGGGCGCTGGATGTGTCTGGGCACCAGAAGCTGTGTATGATGAAATGGCAGATGAGTTTCTTGTATTCTGGGCTTCTGCGACGCAGGAACCTCAGGAGCAAGAACGAAAGCAAAAAATATACACCGCTCGCACAAAAGACTTTCGTACGTTCTCCGCATCGGAAAAATACATTGAACGGGATAATCATATTATTGATACAACGATTCTTCCTGCGGCTGGCTGTTACTATCGATACTCCAAGGATGAAACAACCAAAAACATACGGGTAGAAAAAGGAGACTCTCTCGACAAAGAGGCGTTTGTTACGCTTCAAGCTCCGGTACTGGAGGCTATGGCAGGTGTGGAGGGACCTCAAATCTTTAAATTCAATGACCGGGAGGAATGGTGCCTGATTGTTGATCGATTTGCTGAAGGCAAGGGTTATCTTCCTCTGCTGACTACAGATCTGGGAAGCGGAGAATTCCGAATCGTCCCTGATGGTGAATTCGATATGGGAACGACTCAGAAGCGGCATGGAAGTGTCCTGCCCATCACAGCTGAGGAGTGCAGTCGGCTTCTTGCGGCTTTTGGGGATGGTCATCAGGTGCTTCCCGGACAATATGCCGATCCTGATGTCGCACAGTTTGGGGATCGTTACTATATGTATCCAACAACAGATGGCTTCGAGGGGTGGTCGGGGACACAGTTCAAGGTGTTTTCTTCTTCAGACCTGAAGCATTGGCAAGATGAAGGTGTTATCCTTGATCTGGGAACAGAGGATGTAGCCTGGGCAACCGGTAATGCCTGGGCGCCGGCAATTGCCAGCCGTAACGCGAAGTTCTATTTTTATTTCTGTGGTAAAATGCGGAACGGAGAGAGTGCCATTGGCGTTGCTGTAGCAGATACACCGATTGGTCCATTCCTGGCCGAGTCGCAGCCTTTAATCACAATGGAGCAGTTGAAACGTCTGGGCATTACTATGGGCCAGGCTATTGATCCCTCTATCTATGTCGAAGATAATGGAAAGTCGTATCTGTTATTTGGCAATGGACATGCTGCCATTGTGGAGCTCGGTGAAGACATGATAAGTGTCGTAGAGGACACAATGAGCAATCTGGCGGGCTTGCATGATTTTCGTGAGGCTGTAACCGTGTTGAAGCAGGGTGGACTATACCACTTTACATGGTCCTGTGATGATACAGGCAGCGAAGACTATCATGTGAATTACGGTACGGCAGAGCAGCTATATGGTCCAATCACCTATCGATACCCAATCCTGAGCAAAAATGTGGAGAAGGGCATGCTGGGCACAGGTCATCACTGTATATTTAATGATTCCGAAACGGGTCAATACCAGATTGCCTATCATCGTTTTGTAACACCACTGTCCAGATTTTCCTCTGGAAAGGGGTATCACCGCGAAATATGTATGGACCCGCTTCTTTTTGGTAAGGACGGACTGATTCAGCCTGTTATACTCTAA